One window from the genome of Eublepharis macularius isolate TG4126 chromosome 15, MPM_Emac_v1.0, whole genome shotgun sequence encodes:
- the EVC gene encoding evC complex member EVC isoform X3: MAAAGWAPPVGPCGAEVELRLLERLWQPSGGLLALAVLLGIGLGGGAAALLWLGALGPRLLRRQEADSQRMVEGSRSLAQKHPFDYPLPEMKETKKWAVTEKEDQLPFDSNITEFALKAKVIYPINQKFRPLADGSSNPSLHDSPKQAVLPHQILEGSTSSSLGSLSQAAKEDCASSTTMHSAASDDRYQDQTFLKVARFPELLTCDTFDVKMCSYSLFLKHLQLLDMELRKQKHLAILYIFRLYVANFYLKKKIPEDLYQSILRTQETALEQLQNQVSSRLLDMEGSGAQETAYQTLDDLERNEKGYADHVIDNMEAFWQQTDHVLLFFLDQSKCSSAKARKILMCLTEATIAVEEYFRELQDSQTVAIQERTFNWEQLVKIVGLLKTQIQEESKCRLRAISHTLDRLIQSDSLTVRQKEELLTGIQKAFGGEVELYEEKCIQLGKNLIQKCLTSYTEKSERLSKVQDDEQGDLLNQSQQLGSPDAFLKAYCEMSERQIKARCKLEEESDCETIEAVADLYKELYSRYSRSLEDSVSQLFLQTLPVLTSLPLSECELLKDEQQEDLALQLEKAESHRQKLWTSFQEEIQEEQKLWIEEHAFSAMMQSRLSETNEKIIQCVMTRLGGLSKGSSKYITKKHQSLLKPVLRRLAFRHVALSILARMRTSRRRSFIWELKEHLILQRSSSHCLDENQWKQWKETESHIVEEEEKLDNEMLQTRLEFHQQLMAETQETLQILQRQLEQVIGRALVQRARQLAAKHDTDGKEDAKEVLEGATVQSLCVSSHTAPRLLQNYLDQLAKIQESHENATLKAFQERTEYQRHQKKQDCEQGDHGGPLNTSPAGWERERSSNLWRNYLLQFAFPCLSTVGH, encoded by the exons ATGGCTGCGGCGGGCTGGGCGCCCCCGGTGGGGCCCTGCGGCGCGGAGGTCGAGCTGCGGCTCCTGGAGCGCCTCTGGCAGCCTTCGGGCGGCTTGCTGGCGCTGGCGGTGCTGCTGGGGATCGGGCTGGGAGGCGGCGCGGCCGCTCTGCTCTGGCTCGGGGCGCTCGGGCCTCGCCTGCTCCGCCGCCAG GAGGCTGACTCCCAAAGAATGGTTGAAGGCAGTCGCTCTCTCGCACAGAAACATCCTTTTGATTATCCCTTACCAGAAATGAAGGAAACCAAGAAATGGGCTGTCACAGAAAAG GAAGACCAGCTGCCTTTCGACAGCAATATTACAGAATTTGCACTAAAAGCTAAGGTCATCTATCCAATCAACCAAAAATTTAGG CCCTTGGCAGACGGCTCATCCAATCCCTCGCTGCAtgacagtccaaagcaggccgtTCTGCCTCATCAGATCCTGGAAGGGTCCACCTCAAGCAGCCTGGGTTCCCTCAGTCAGGCAGCCAAAGAGGATTGTGCTTCATCCACCACGATGCACTCTGCAGCAAGTGACGACAGATACCAGGATCAAACCTTCCTCAAAGTGGCTCGTTTCCCTGAACTGTTGACCTGCGACAC CTTCGATGTGAAGATGTGCTCGTACAGCCTCTTTTTGAAGCATCTCCAACTGCTGGACATGGAATTAAGGAAACAAAAACATCTG GCAATTCTCTACATTTTCAGGTTGTACGTAGCTAATTTTTATCTTAAAAAGAAGATCCCTGAAGATTTGTATCAAAGCATCCTTCGTACGCAAGAAACA GCGCTTGAACAGCTGCAAAACCAGGTCAGTTCCAGACTCTTGGATATGGAGGGCTCTGGAGCCCAAGAAACAGCATATCAAACATTGGATGACTTGGAAAGGAATGAAAAGGGATACGCGGATCATGTCATAGATAAT ATGGAAGCTTTCTGGCAACAGACAGACCATGTCCTGCTCTTTTTCCTGGATCAGTCCAAGTGCTCAAGTGCCAAAGCAAGGAAAATCCTGATGTGCTTGACTGAGGCAACAATAGCTGTGGAGGAGTACTTCAGAGAATTGCAGGATTCACAGACCGTG GCCATCCAAGAAAGAACGTTTAACTGGGAGCAGCTGGTGAAAATTGTGGGTCTGCTGAAAACACAGATACAGGAAGAGAGTAAATGCAGGCTCCGTGCAATATCTCACACGCTGGATCGGTTAATTCAAAGTGACAGCCTCACTGTGAGGCAAAAGGAGGAGCTTTTAACAGGAATCCAGAAGGCTTTTGGAGGGGAAGTAGAACTCTATGAAGAAA AATGTATTCAACTAGGAAAAAATCTAATTCAGAAATGCCTTACAAGTTACACAGAGAAATCAGAACGCCTAAGCAAAGTTCAGGATGATGAGCAAGGAGATCTCCTCAACCAAAGCCAGCAGCTTGGAAGCCCTGATGCATTTCTGAAG GCTTATTGTGAAATGTCAGAACGGCAGATAAAAGCACGATGCAAGCTGGAAGAAGAGAGTGACTGTGAAACCATTGAAGCTGTGGCAGATCTCTATAAG GAACTGTATTCACGATACTCTCGTAGTTTGGAGGACTCGGTTAGTCAGCTGTTTCTTCAGACTCTTCCCGTTTTAACTAGTCTGCCACTATCAGAATGTGAACTTCTGAAAGACGAACAGCAGGAAGATTTGGCCCTGCAGTTAGAGAAAGCAGAGAGCCACAGGCAAAAGCTTTGGACTTCCTTCCAAGAAGAAATACAAGAAGAACAGAAG CTGTGGATAGAAGAGCATGCCTTCTCTGCTATGATGCAGAGTCGTTTGTCAGAGACAAATGAGAAGATTATCCAGTGTGTGATGACCAGATTGGGCGGGCTCAGCAAGGG ATCTTCAAAATACATAACTAAGAAGCACCAATCCTTGCTCAAGCCCGTCCTGAGGAGGCTGGCGTTCCGACACGTTGCTCTGAGTATTCTCGCTCGAATGAGAACATCGAGGAGAAGAAGTTTCATTTGGGAGCTGAAAGAACATCTGATCCTGCAGCGGAGCTCTTCTCACTGCCTTGATGAAAACCAGTGGAAACAATGGAAGGAAACG GAGTCGCACATTGTTGAAGAGGAGGAGAAACTGGACAATGAAATGCTACAGACCAGACTAGAATTCCACCAGCAGTTAATGGCAGAAACTCAAGAGACTCTTCAGATTCTACAGCGGCAGCTGGAGCAAGTGATTGGCCGGGCCTTGGTCCAGCGCGCTCGGCAGCTGGCTGCAAAGCATGACACAGACGGGAAAGAAGATGCCAAG GAGGTGCTGGAAGGAGCCACCGTGCAGAGTCTTTGCGTGTCCAGCCACACAGCCCCGAGGTTGCTGCAGAACTATTTGGACCAGCTGGCAAAGATCCAAGAGAGTCACGAAAATGCAACACTGAAAGCATTTCAGG AAAGGACTGAATACCAAAGACATCAAAAGAAGCAGGATTGTGAGCAAGGAGACCATGGGGGCCCTCTGAATACTTCACCTGCTGGCTGGGAAAG